A stretch of Cryomorphaceae bacterium 1068 DNA encodes these proteins:
- a CDS encoding glycosyltransferase family 4 protein, which translates to MLEGSRILMLLDAPYPKDIRLEKEISALIDAGANVTLVCYRKEGEPRREKVDGCNVVRTAEVITNSKKGWVDIWNSISFINRPIKKVLDSLEVEFDVVHGHDLPIVNTALQFARERGIKCVFDVHENYPEALKVWFGWRRNHLIRLKNQMFFNYSRWIEREREMVQACDAVIAVVDEMKTRLCEIHDISTDKVTVVSNTEPKDRFDTIGKTDNSDLNRVVYVGGIGPHRGLDTAIKAMPEMLKYSDDFRLQIVGAGNSDTIGFLKQLVAERKLENYVEFTGHVPLEKALGYMRGAYLNIIPHHANEHTNNTIPHKLFQIMNSGFPLMVSSCLPLKRIVEDHKAGLVFEAGDSTSFAEQMAWSLKNQEQIARFTINARDAVQNKGLNWENDAGRLVALYSRLIGRSS; encoded by the coding sequence ATGCTAGAAGGTTCCCGAATACTGATGTTGCTTGATGCTCCTTATCCTAAGGACATTCGATTAGAAAAAGAAATATCTGCGCTGATAGATGCGGGTGCAAACGTAACACTTGTTTGCTACCGCAAAGAAGGTGAGCCGCGTCGTGAAAAAGTAGATGGCTGCAATGTTGTGAGAACAGCCGAGGTAATTACAAATTCAAAGAAAGGCTGGGTGGATATTTGGAATTCCATCAGTTTTATCAACCGACCTATTAAAAAGGTTTTGGATTCTCTTGAAGTTGAATTCGACGTTGTACATGGTCACGACTTACCAATAGTTAATACGGCATTGCAGTTTGCTCGAGAAAGAGGTATTAAGTGCGTGTTTGACGTGCATGAGAACTACCCTGAAGCATTAAAGGTTTGGTTCGGCTGGCGCCGCAACCACTTAATCAGGCTCAAGAATCAAATGTTTTTCAATTATTCTCGCTGGATTGAGCGCGAGCGTGAAATGGTTCAAGCTTGCGATGCGGTTATTGCCGTAGTAGATGAAATGAAAACTCGTTTATGCGAGATACACGATATTTCAACTGATAAGGTGACCGTGGTATCGAACACTGAGCCGAAGGACCGGTTTGATACAATTGGTAAAACGGATAATTCAGATTTGAATAGGGTGGTTTATGTGGGTGGTATCGGCCCTCATCGAGGACTCGATACGGCCATCAAGGCCATGCCTGAAATGCTCAAGTACAGCGATGATTTTCGATTGCAGATTGTGGGAGCTGGAAATAGTGATACGATTGGTTTTCTGAAGCAATTGGTTGCAGAAAGGAAGTTAGAAAATTACGTCGAGTTCACGGGTCACGTCCCACTGGAGAAGGCTCTGGGATATATGCGCGGAGCATATCTTAATATTATTCCCCACCATGCTAATGAGCATACGAACAACACTATCCCCCACAAGCTTTTTCAAATAATGAACTCTGGATTCCCTTTGATGGTTTCATCTTGTTTGCCGCTAAAGAGAATTGTTGAGGATCATAAGGCAGGCTTAGTCTTCGAGGCAGGAGATAGCACGAGTTTTGCTGAGCAAATGGCTTGGTCTTTAAAAAATCAAGAACAAATAGCCCGGTTTACCATCAATGCCCGCGACGCCGTTCAAAACAAAGGGCTCAATTGGGAAAATGACGCGGGAAGACTTGTTGCACTTTATTCAAGATTAATTGGGAGGTCCAGCTAA